A stretch of DNA from Mycobacterium senriense:
CGGGGTGATCGACGCGGCATTCAGCATCGTGTACGACGGAGTGGAGCATTCGATCTTCGCCTCCGGTGCGATGCCGACCGACCGCTCCACCACCATCGGGCCAATTCGCGTCGACGTGGTCGACCCCATGCGCACCATCCGCTATGTCGTCGAGCCCAACGAGCACGGCATTGCGTGTGACCTGGTCTTCCGCGCGACAACCGTCGCCGTCGAGGAACCCCGCCAGCAGCGACGCACGCCCGAGGGAATCCTGCTCACCGATCACACGCGGTTGACCCAGTGGGGTACCTGGGAAGGCACGGTCACCGTCGACGGCCAGGAGCTGCGCATCGACCCCCATGACGTTTCGGGCACGCGGGATCGCTCTTGGGGCGTGCGGCCCATTGGTGAGCAGATTCAGGTCATTCGGCAGCCGATGCCGTTCCAGGTATTCTGGCTCTGGGCGCCAATACATTTCGGTGACCGCTTCACTCATCTGGCTGTGCACGAGCACGAAGACGGCAGGCGGTGGCTCGAAACCGCTCTGGTCGTCGATCCCCTCCCCGACGGCGCACCCGCATGGAGCACAGCCGGCGTCCGCGAATGTCATGACATCCGCTACGAACTCGACTGGGAGCCCGGCCGTCGAGAAATCAAACGCGCACGACTGTGGTTCGATGACCCCGACGAGGGCGAAGTCCTCATCGAGGTCGAAAAGGTTTTCACCTTCCGCATGCGCGGAATCGGCTATTGGCACCCCCACTGGGGTCACGGAAACATGCACGGCACGCTCGAGACCGGGCGCGAGTCAATCAGGCTGGACGACTTCGATCCCACCGACTTCGCCTCAATTCATATCCAAAACCTCGTAACCGCAACGATGGGTGACCGGCGCGGCGTCGGCGTCGTCGAGCAGATCGCCATCGGGCCCCATCAACCGAGCGGGCTAACCGGCCTGCTGGACGGACATCGAGCTGCGGACGCGTCACAGTGACGATTCTGTGTCTGGGCAAGCACGGACGATGCATCCGTGCTTCGACCGCCCACCGATGGAATGCCAGTCGACGACGGTACTTCGAATGCTCGCTTCAGGAGTATACGTCGGCCGGAGACCCGCGCGACAAACCGATGGACGCGGAAGCGGTTGCAGGCCAACAGGATCGCACGTCTCTTATGTCTCGGCTGGCTGTTCGCATGACATTCGGTTCCGAAACCAGGTACGGGACTGTCAGCAGGACGACTCGGTTGAATTCCATGATGACGCGATGGCTAACCTGAGGCGGTGGATATCAATGGAGCTAGCGCAATAGTCACTGGCGGCGCGTCCGGCATCGGTGCGGCATCTGCACGGCAGTTGGCCGCAAGGGGCGCAAAGGTTGTCGTCGCCGACCTACAAGCAGACCGCGGCGCAGCGCTTGCCGAAAGTATCGGCGGCACGTTCGTCAACGTCGATGTCACAAACACTGAGCAGATCAAGGCGGCGGTAGACAACGCAGCCGAGCTGGGGCCGCTGCGTGTACTGGTCAATTCCGCCGGCATCGGCGGGGCACAACGCACCATCGGCAAAGACGGGCAGTTCGATTCGGCGCACAGTCTCGAGGCCTATAAGAAGGTCATCGCCATAAACCTGATCGGCACCTTCGACTGCATCCGATTGGCTGCAACCGCGATGGGCCGCACTGAGCCGCTGGCCCACGGTGAGCGCGGAGCGATCGTGTCGATGGCCAGCGTCGCCGCCTTCGACGGCCAAATCGGACAAGCCGCCTACTCGTCGTCTAAAGGCGGCATCGTGGGCATGACGCTGCCAGTGGCGCGTGATCTCTCCGCCGTCGGCATACGGGTCAATACCATTGCGCCCGGATTGATCGACACCCCGATCTACGGCGAGGGGGAGGGGGCAGAGGGTTTCAAGGCGAAGCTGGGCGAGTCCGTGCTGTTCCCGCACCGCCTGGGTGATCCCGAAGAGTTGGCCTCGATGGTCGTCGAATTGGTGACCAACTCCTACGTGAATGCCGAGGTTGTCCGGGTGGACGGCGGGATCAGGATGCCGCCGAAATGAGGACGAGTGCGGGGAATCTCCGGCCGCCCATATCGACGTTGGCGACGGTTTCACCCTGACCGATGAGGACGTACGAGTGTTCATTCGTTAGCGACTCGCCGGCTTCAGGGTCCCGAAGACGCTCGA
This window harbors:
- a CDS encoding SDR family oxidoreductase yields the protein MDINGASAIVTGGASGIGAASARQLAARGAKVVVADLQADRGAALAESIGGTFVNVDVTNTEQIKAAVDNAAELGPLRVLVNSAGIGGAQRTIGKDGQFDSAHSLEAYKKVIAINLIGTFDCIRLAATAMGRTEPLAHGERGAIVSMASVAAFDGQIGQAAYSSSKGGIVGMTLPVARDLSAVGIRVNTIAPGLIDTPIYGEGEGAEGFKAKLGESVLFPHRLGDPEELASMVVELVTNSYVNAEVVRVDGGIRMPPK